Proteins from one Telopea speciosissima isolate NSW1024214 ecotype Mountain lineage chromosome 1, Tspe_v1, whole genome shotgun sequence genomic window:
- the LOC122669603 gene encoding fructose-1,6-bisphosphatase, chloroplastic yields the protein MVAAISATSSQFLFSSSRRSPFHLCVSGAAKTLLLCPSHNNHRHNFPGGNSSGIRCMAVGTAPEANTKKRSAFEIQTLTNWLLKQEQAGVIDAELTIVLSSISMACKQIASLVQRAGISNLTGVQGVVNIQGEDQKKLDVVSNEVFSNCLRSSGRTGIIASEEEDVPVAVEESYSGNYIVVFDPLDGSSNIDAAVSTGSIFGIYSPNDECLADVSDESETLDQVTQKCVVNVCQPGNNLLAAGYCMYSSSIIFVLSVGKGVFAFTLDPMYGEFVLTQENIQIPKSGKIYSFNEGNYKLWDDKLKKYMDDLKDPGPSGKPYSARYIGSLVGDFHRTLLYGGIYGYPRDKKSKNGKLRLLYECAPMSYIVEQAGGKGSDGHQRVLDIEPVEIHQRVPLYIGSLEEVEKLEKYLA from the exons ATGGTTGCAGCAATCTCAGCCACGTCATCACAGTTCCTATTCTCAAGCTCCCGCCGTTCTCCGTTCCATCTATGCGTCTCTGGCGCCGCAAAGACACTACTCTTATGCCCAAGCCACAACAATCACAGACACAACTTTCCCGGAGGTAACAGTTCAGGGATACGATGCATGGCTGTGGGGACTGCACCGGAGGCCAATACAAAGAAGAGAAGTGCTTTTGAGATTCAAACTCTGACGAATTGGTTGCTGAAACAAGAACAAGCTGGTGTCATCGACGCCGAGCTCACGATTGTTCTCTCCAGCATTTCCATGGCTTGTAAGCAAATCGCTTCCCTCGTTCAGAGAGCCGGCATTTCCAACCTCACTGGTGTTCAAGGCGTCGTTAACATCCAAGGCGAAGACCAAAAGAAGCTCGACGTCGTCTCTAACGAG GTGTTCTCTAATTGCTTGAGATCAAGTGGACGGACGGGCATCATAGCATCGGAAGAAGAAGACGTGCCAGTTGCGGTGGAGGAGAGTTACTCAGGGAATTACATTGTCGTCTTCGATCCACTCGACGGGTCTTCCAACATTGATGCTGCTGTCTCCACTGGATCAATCTTTGGTATCTATAGTCCCAACGACGAGTGCCTTGCTGACGTCAGTGATGAATCTGAGACG CTAGACCAAGTGACACAGAAGTGTGTGGTGAATGTATGCCAACCTGGCAACAATTTATTGGCTGCAGGGTATTGCATGTACTCCAGTTCGATTATCTTTGTGTTGTCCGTAGGGAAAGGAGTGTTTGCCTTCACCTTGGACCCAATGTATGGAGAGTTCGTACTAACCCAAGAGAACATTCAAATACCAAAATCAGGTAAGATTTACTCTTTTAATGAAGGAAATTACAAGTTATGGGATGACAAGTTGAAGAAGTACATGGATGACCTTAAGGACCCTGGACCTAGTGGGAAACCCTACTCTGCCCGTTACATTGGTAGCCTTGTCGGTGATTTTCACCGGACGCTTCTCTATGGCGGTATCTACGGGTACCCGAGGGACAAGAAGAGCAAGAATGGGAAACTTAGGCTCTTGTATGAATGTGCACCCATGAGCTATATAGTTGAGCAAGCCGGAGGGAAAGGATCCGATGGACACCAGAGAGTACTCGATATCGAACCAGTTGAG ATACATCAACGTGTGCCACTTTACATTGGAAGCCTTGAAGAAGTTGAAAAGTTGGAGAAGTATTTGGCTTGA
- the LOC122648566 gene encoding uncharacterized protein LOC122648566: MKQGLLIWSPCCHRPALSFPQSLYPLLSLRIHGRNHKTLISATSDSVNSEQLTARERRQLRNQRRESNATNWREEVEERLLKKPKKRYASWTEELNLDNLALLGPQWWVVRVSRVSGQEPAERLALTLARSYPDIDFKVYAPATRVKRKLKNGSYSVKPKPLFPGCVFLRCVLNKEIHDFIRECDGIGGFIGSKVGNTKRQINKPRPVSSSDMEAIYRQAKEEQEKADQVFAEEQQGGLFNGEVHPEYRDVTGSVKNGKPKRRLRKGMEPIAISPSTGEDKLLSPGASVRVLSGPFAEFTGCLKDMDHKTGKATIGFMLFGKESIVNLDVKEVVAETT; this comes from the exons atgaagcagggGCTTCTGATATGGAGTCCTTGCTGCCATCGTCCTGCTCTATCCTTCCCACAATCTCTTTACCCTCTCCTATCCCTTCGCATTCATGGAAGAAATCACAAAACTTTGATATCTGCAACTAGCGATTCGGTTAATAGCGAACAATTAACAGCTCGGGAGAGGAGACAGCTGAGGAACCAGAGGAGAGAGAGCAACGCCACCAATTGGAGAGAAGAAGTCGAGGAGAGACTCTTGAAGAAGCCCAAGAAGAGGTATGCTTCTTGGACAGAAGAGTTGAACCTCGACAACCTTGCTCTCTTGGGTCCTCAATGGTGGGTTGTTCGGGTTTCGCGGGTTTCTGGTCAGGAACCCGCCGAACGGCTCGCTTTAACTCTTGCTAGAAGCTACCCAGACATCGACTTTAAG GTGTATGCTCCTGCCACCCGGGTTAAAAGGAAGTTAAAGAATGGCTCGTACTCAGTTAAACCCAAACCCCTCTTTCCAGGGTGTGTCTTCTTAAGATGTGTGCTGAACAAGGAGATTCATGATTTCATCAGAGAATGTGATGGCATTGGTGGATTTATTGGATCCAAAGTTGGTAATAC AAAACGACAGATCAACAAGCCCAGGCCAGTTTCTTCTTCAGATATGGAGGCGATTTATAGACAAGCAAAAGAGGAGCAAGAAAAAGCTGACCAAGTCTTTGCAGAAGAGCAACAAGGAGGGCTCTTCAATGGGGAGGTGCATCCGGAATACAGAGATGTTACAGGATCTGTGAAAAATGGTAAGCCCAAAAGGCGGTTAAGAAAAGGTATGGAACCCATCGCGATTAGCCCATCAACAGGAGAAGATAAGCTCCTTTCACCCGGTGCTTCTGTTCGAGTTTTGTCTGGGCCATTTGCTGAGTTCACAGGCTGTCTTAAAGATATGGATCACAAAACTGGAAAG GCAACCATTGGATTTATGTTATTTGGAAAAGAGAGCATTGTAAATCTAGATGTCAAGGAAGTTGTTGCAGAGACAACATGA